In the Nitrospirales bacterium LBB_01 genome, one interval contains:
- a CDS encoding HAMP domain-containing protein → MFKNLKIGTRLYLLVGFMSLILIALSVLGINSSKSINANFDSLYADRMVPLQQLTTINDKMRENVQQLLLASFHDPNIEVSKTHNADHPITKHTDKIDANIEDIGKLWKEYMATTLTSEESELAKKFLETRTKFVNDGLKPGAAYLKDGKFNDANLFVVKTVLPLYAQAKASFDDLVKLQERVAKELEAENEKIYSRARTVSIAAVILGLLLSLLVAWWIIRSVVKPISKAVHVADSLADGDLTLTIDVTGKDETGLLLSAMDTMVEKLKGVIGEVNSAAGNVSSGSMELSGTSNSVSQGATEQAATVEEVSSSMEQMASNIKQNADNAHQTERMSGKASQDALESGRAVDEAVIAMREIASKISIIEEIARQTNLLALNAAIEAARAGEHGKGFAVVASEVRKLAERSQKAAGEISTLSTTTVQVSEKAGAMLKQLVPDIQRTAELVQEISAASNEQNIGAEQINKAISQLDQVIQQNAAAAEEMASTSEELTSQADQLQSAIAFFKTGHTASTKKTVKKYTPPPQIAFEKKPMTKTPARSIQLTHHVAPKHTINASFDFSNARSKHLAWKSRLRDFLDGKESLTESQAVSHKDCDLGKWLYSKGLSSFGNIPEMMTLEKIHEELHSIVKDIVRLKHSGNTSAAEEQYNHIGPMSQEIIGLLTAIEKKVS, encoded by the coding sequence ATGTTTAAAAATCTAAAAATTGGTACAAGGCTGTATTTGCTTGTGGGGTTTATGTCACTAATACTCATAGCTCTCAGTGTGTTGGGGATAAATTCTTCAAAAAGTATAAATGCTAATTTTGACAGCCTGTACGCTGACAGAATGGTGCCGCTTCAACAGTTAACGACAATTAATGACAAGATGCGTGAGAATGTGCAGCAGTTGTTACTTGCCTCGTTTCATGACCCAAACATAGAGGTAAGCAAGACTCATAACGCTGACCACCCCATAACAAAGCACACCGATAAGATAGATGCCAATATCGAGGATATTGGTAAGCTATGGAAAGAGTATATGGCTACAACCTTAACTTCTGAGGAAAGCGAACTGGCTAAGAAGTTTCTGGAAACCAGAACTAAATTTGTAAACGATGGGTTAAAGCCAGGTGCGGCGTACCTAAAGGATGGAAAATTTAATGACGCTAACCTTTTTGTCGTAAAAACAGTTTTGCCTCTCTATGCTCAGGCAAAGGCAAGTTTTGATGATTTGGTAAAACTGCAAGAACGTGTGGCAAAAGAACTAGAGGCTGAAAATGAGAAAATTTATTCACGTGCCCGCACAGTGTCAATAGCCGCCGTCATACTGGGTCTGCTATTGTCACTTTTAGTTGCATGGTGGATAATTCGCAGTGTTGTAAAACCAATAAGCAAGGCCGTGCATGTCGCTGACAGCTTAGCTGACGGAGACCTTACATTAACCATAGATGTTACCGGTAAGGATGAAACAGGTCTATTGCTGTCTGCAATGGATACGATGGTGGAAAAGCTAAAGGGAGTTATCGGAGAGGTAAACTCAGCAGCAGGGAATGTATCCTCCGGCAGTATGGAGTTAAGCGGGACATCCAACTCTGTTTCTCAGGGAGCCACTGAACAGGCGGCAACAGTTGAGGAGGTTTCCTCGTCAATGGAGCAGATGGCCTCCAATATTAAACAAAATGCCGACAATGCTCATCAGACAGAGCGGATGTCAGGTAAGGCGTCTCAGGATGCCCTTGAAAGTGGACGTGCCGTAGATGAGGCTGTTATTGCAATGAGAGAGATTGCAAGTAAAATCTCAATAATTGAGGAAATCGCACGGCAGACCAATCTGCTAGCTCTTAATGCTGCAATTGAAGCGGCACGAGCCGGTGAGCATGGAAAGGGTTTTGCTGTGGTAGCCTCTGAAGTGAGAAAACTTGCGGAAAGAAGTCAAAAAGCAGCCGGTGAGATAAGCACCCTGTCAACGACTACGGTTCAGGTATCAGAAAAAGCCGGCGCTATGCTTAAGCAGTTGGTGCCAGACATCCAAAGAACCGCAGAGCTGGTTCAGGAGATAAGCGCCGCCAGTAATGAACAAAACATAGGAGCTGAACAAATAAACAAGGCAATATCACAGCTGGATCAGGTAATACAGCAAAATGCCGCTGCTGCAGAGGAAATGGCTTCTACATCTGAGGAATTAACCTCGCAAGCGGATCAGTTACAAAGCGCAATAGCATTCTTTAAAACTGGACATACTGCCTCCACCAAAAAAACGGTAAAGAAATATACACCGCCGCCCCAGATTGCTTTTGAAAAGAAACCCATGACAAAAACACCAGCGAGATCAATACAATTAACTCATCATGTCGCACCCAAACACACCATAAACGCTTCTTTTGACTTTTCTAACGCAAGAAGTAAACACCTTGCTTGGAAAAGCAGACTCCGTGACTTCCTTGACGGTAAAGAGAGCCTAACCGAATCACAGGCTGTCTCACACAAGGACTGCGACCTTGGCAAGTGGCTGTACTCTAAGGGACTTTCCTCTTTTGGTAATATCCCTGAGATGATGACACTTGAAAAAATACACGAAGAACTTCATTCTATTGTCAAAGACATCGTACGGCTAAAGCACTCCGGTAACACATCCGCTGCTGAGGAACAATATAACCACATTGGCCCAATGAGTCAGGAGATAATTGGGTTATTAACGGCCATTGAGAAGAAAGTTTCATGA
- the aroD gene encoding type I 3-dehydroquinate dehydratase: MKDVKIGNLTPGKRPLIVVPLTDADVKSISDVRPASMIELRIDMFSELSKDHIITILTETKTKFNVPIIATCRAFEEGGAVKIKDSSRIEIYSAAAQYADAIDVELNTGIFHDVLDIANHRKIPLIASFHDFTKTPPLHVLESLLEKSKNAGADIMKIALMANTTDDIRLLTNFTIEYCDSGIVCIAMGAIGMASRVFFPLIGSLFTFASLETTTAPGQISLHEMAKFYDF; encoded by the coding sequence ATGAAAGACGTAAAAATAGGTAACCTTACGCCTGGTAAGAGGCCGCTCATTGTTGTGCCTCTTACGGATGCCGATGTTAAGAGCATATCTGACGTAAGGCCCGCCTCTATGATAGAGCTTAGAATAGATATGTTTTCTGAACTCTCTAAAGACCACATTATAACCATACTTACAGAAACTAAAACTAAATTTAATGTTCCAATCATTGCCACCTGCCGTGCGTTTGAGGAGGGCGGAGCTGTTAAAATCAAGGACAGCAGTCGTATTGAGATATACTCTGCGGCTGCCCAATATGCCGACGCTATTGACGTGGAGTTAAACACCGGTATTTTTCATGATGTTTTAGATATAGCTAACCATAGAAAAATTCCGCTTATAGCCTCTTTTCATGATTTTACAAAAACACCTCCGTTGCACGTGCTTGAGTCCCTGCTTGAAAAGTCAAAAAACGCAGGTGCCGATATAATGAAAATTGCCCTTATGGCTAACACAACCGACGATATCAGACTGCTTACGAACTTTACTATTGAGTACTGCGACTCCGGGATAGTGTGCATTGCTATGGGAGCAATTGGAATGGCCTCACGTGTGTTTTTCCCGCTGATAGGCAGTCTTTTTACGTTTGCCTCATTAGAAACAACAACCGCACCAGGACAAATAAGCCTTCATGAAATGGCAAAGTTTTACGATTTTTGA
- a CDS encoding response regulator, whose protein sequence is MTHDTQHITGYSAGLLRIVLLWALILSALYISSLFGYLVFHTFAELFSIVIAFTIFTLSYNTRRYMKNNYLFFIGITYLFLAIVDTLHTLTYKGMNVIHTQGVGSATELWVAARYVESISFLAAPFFLFKEKINKILIFTIYSAVTLLIFVSIFIWHTFPACYVDGFGLTPFKKTSEYIICLILVASMWLLLKNKRFFDKDILRLLTASIAFTILTELCFTLYVGLYDFMNMLGHFSKVISYYFIYKAIIVTGINRPFDLMFRDLSVSKEEALKANKAKSDFMANMSHEIRTPMNTIIGMTELAMEMSALEKQKEYLSIVKGAANSLLSIINEILDIMKIESGRLELERIDFSVKSVLEAACDMFIVIAKKKGLSLNYSISSDVPDELNGDPTRLRQILINLTGNAIKYTTEGGVDVTLSISDDQSDDEYMNLLFSVKDTGIGIAADRKDAIFERFTQADSSTTRNYGGSGLGLTISRELVHLMNGRIWMESELGVGSAFFFTVKLKKSKTALHTADSKQHTLPLSKRRFKTLIADDIEENIILLQIRLQQYGHTVIVARNGLEAVECFKRETPDLILMDIQMPVMDGLEATRQIRQLQSSEDRRITIIALTAGVMAEEKAAYIAKGMDAVVDKPIDIEKLLSTIEASVPEGVGEVYTVPVRDTETDMQLPALDGIDMNKGISVWKDIKTYKKALIGFSDKYSNAAEKIILLIENDEIDAAYAIVHSLTGLTGILSLTDVYPLVRELSQLLKERNLSKAMGHTIRLKELLVKVTESINSIGEVDVVEDVEKSVELDIPVVKEIILRLLKSFEAYNPDVVEPALLQLQGAVSRRQIKWVKRYVEELDFVKAKEETIKLAKELRISLDTM, encoded by the coding sequence GTGACACATGATACACAACATATAACTGGGTACTCGGCAGGTTTACTGAGAATAGTCTTATTATGGGCTTTAATACTCTCAGCCCTCTATATTAGCAGCTTGTTTGGCTATCTGGTGTTTCATACATTTGCGGAGCTTTTTAGCATCGTCATAGCGTTTACTATTTTTACTCTTTCCTACAATACCCGCCGGTATATGAAAAACAATTATCTGTTTTTTATTGGGATAACATACCTTTTCCTTGCTATTGTTGACACTTTGCATACGCTTACGTATAAGGGCATGAATGTAATACATACTCAGGGCGTGGGTTCGGCAACGGAACTATGGGTAGCTGCACGATACGTTGAGAGCATTTCTTTTTTAGCTGCTCCGTTTTTTTTATTTAAAGAAAAAATTAATAAAATTTTGATATTTACAATTTATAGCGCTGTAACTCTATTAATTTTTGTTTCAATTTTTATATGGCATACCTTTCCAGCTTGTTATGTGGATGGGTTTGGGCTTACACCGTTTAAGAAAACCAGTGAATATATCATTTGCCTTATATTAGTGGCTTCAATGTGGCTGTTGTTGAAAAACAAGAGATTTTTTGATAAAGACATCCTGAGACTGTTAACGGCCTCAATTGCATTTACAATACTAACAGAGCTTTGCTTTACCCTTTATGTCGGGTTATACGATTTTATGAATATGCTGGGACATTTCTCAAAAGTCATATCCTATTATTTTATCTATAAGGCTATAATCGTAACGGGAATAAACAGGCCTTTTGACCTTATGTTCAGGGACTTAAGTGTCAGTAAGGAGGAGGCTCTTAAGGCAAATAAAGCAAAGAGTGACTTTATGGCAAACATGAGTCATGAAATCAGAACCCCCATGAACACCATAATAGGGATGACAGAGCTTGCTATGGAAATGTCAGCTCTGGAAAAACAAAAGGAGTATCTTTCAATAGTAAAGGGCGCTGCCAACTCGCTGCTTTCTATAATTAACGAAATACTTGACATTATGAAAATAGAATCCGGCAGACTGGAGCTTGAACGTATAGATTTCTCTGTTAAAAGTGTTTTAGAGGCTGCGTGTGATATGTTTATAGTGATTGCCAAAAAGAAGGGGCTTTCTCTTAATTACAGCATTTCCTCAGACGTACCGGATGAATTAAATGGCGACCCGACACGGCTCAGACAAATACTTATCAACTTGACAGGTAATGCCATAAAATACACGACAGAGGGCGGGGTTGACGTTACTCTGAGTATTTCAGATGACCAGAGTGATGACGAGTATATGAATCTTCTCTTTTCAGTAAAAGACACAGGAATTGGGATTGCAGCCGACAGAAAAGACGCTATATTTGAGAGATTTACTCAAGCCGACAGTTCTACAACCAGAAACTATGGCGGCTCAGGTCTTGGGCTTACCATAAGCAGAGAGCTTGTACACCTGATGAACGGACGAATCTGGATGGAGAGTGAACTGGGAGTTGGGAGCGCTTTTTTCTTTACCGTCAAACTGAAAAAATCCAAGACGGCACTGCATACCGCTGACAGCAAACAACACACCTTACCTCTGTCAAAACGCAGATTTAAAACATTGATAGCGGATGATATAGAGGAAAACATTATTTTATTGCAAATACGCCTTCAACAATATGGACACACAGTTATTGTGGCTCGTAACGGACTTGAAGCAGTGGAGTGCTTTAAGCGTGAGACGCCAGACCTAATTCTTATGGATATTCAGATGCCTGTAATGGACGGCTTAGAGGCAACACGTCAAATCCGGCAGCTACAATCATCTGAGGACAGGCGCATTACGATTATCGCCCTGACTGCCGGTGTTATGGCTGAGGAAAAGGCTGCATACATTGCAAAAGGCATGGATGCGGTGGTTGATAAACCCATTGACATAGAGAAACTGCTGTCAACAATAGAAGCTTCCGTGCCGGAGGGTGTTGGAGAGGTTTATACCGTGCCTGTAAGGGACACAGAAACAGACATGCAATTACCGGCACTTGACGGCATAGATATGAATAAGGGCATAAGTGTCTGGAAAGACATTAAAACATATAAGAAAGCGCTAATCGGATTTTCCGACAAATACAGTAATGCAGCAGAAAAAATTATATTGTTAATTGAAAATGATGAGATTGATGCTGCCTATGCCATTGTTCACTCCTTAACTGGATTAACAGGAATACTGTCGCTTACGGATGTATATCCATTAGTCAGGGAACTGTCACAGCTGCTAAAGGAGCGTAATCTAAGTAAGGCTATGGGACACACCATCCGGCTCAAAGAACTGCTTGTAAAAGTTACAGAGTCTATCAACAGTATAGGTGAGGTGGATGTGGTGGAGGATGTAGAGAAATCGGTTGAATTGGATATTCCGGTAGTAAAAGAGATTATTCTCAGATTACTAAAATCCTTTGAGGCATACAACCCTGATGTGGTAGAACCTGCGCTGCTGCAACTTCAGGGAGCAGTAAGCAGACGACAGATAAAGTGGGTTAAAAGATACGTGGAGGAGCTTGACTTTGTTAAGGCAAAAGAGGAGACGATAAAGCTGGCTAAAGAATTAAGAATAAGCCTTGATACCATGTAG
- the rsmA gene encoding ribosomal RNA small subunit methyltransferase A: MGKKLGQHFLYDDGILSDIVSASGITHEDVVVEIGPGTGSLTKKLLGTAGRVIAIELDRRLYDRLCEQFPSRSDFNLVHADAMKFDFSSITRFKATGNIPYYITTPLIFRLIEERPRLRSIAFTMQKEVAERIASPPGNKSYGALSVVIQYIASPSVKFIISKNAFRPPPAVDSAFIVIDMLKTPAAVVANEKIFYKTVKTAFSQRRKTILNSLKTLFPSVRDVLSELKINEMARAETLSVHEFAAIANSFYNNLKLSDS, translated from the coding sequence ATGGGGAAAAAATTAGGGCAGCATTTTCTCTATGATGATGGGATTCTCTCAGACATCGTTTCCGCATCAGGCATAACCCATGAGGACGTGGTTGTTGAAATTGGACCGGGCACAGGCTCCCTGACTAAAAAATTACTCGGTACAGCTGGTAGAGTCATAGCGATTGAGCTTGACCGTCGCCTCTATGACCGTCTTTGCGAGCAGTTCCCTTCTCGGTCTGATTTTAACTTAGTTCACGCTGATGCTATGAAGTTTGACTTCTCAAGCATTACGCGTTTTAAAGCCACAGGAAATATTCCTTACTACATAACAACACCGCTGATTTTCAGACTTATTGAGGAAAGACCCCGGCTGCGTTCAATAGCATTTACTATGCAAAAGGAGGTAGCTGAGCGGATTGCGTCCCCTCCGGGAAACAAATCCTATGGCGCTCTCTCTGTAGTGATTCAGTACATTGCCTCACCCAGTGTCAAATTTATCATATCAAAGAATGCCTTCAGACCGCCCCCTGCGGTTGACTCAGCCTTTATAGTGATAGATATGCTAAAGACACCTGCCGCTGTGGTTGCTAATGAAAAAATATTTTATAAAACAGTAAAAACCGCTTTTTCTCAAAGACGAAAAACCATTTTAAACAGCCTTAAAACACTGTTTCCATCAGTAAGAGACGTCCTTTCTGAATTAAAAATAAATGAAATGGCAAGAGCCGAAACTCTCTCCGTACATGAGTTTGCAGCTATAGCTAACAGTTTTTACAACAATTTGAAACTATCTGACAGTTGA